In Acuticoccus sp. I52.16.1, the following are encoded in one genomic region:
- a CDS encoding sialidase family protein produces MPLFSRFRDHSVFAHSAFDRPAFDSPDPAPARFAVAQGDASPVLHQGLLWKAFVPDAPKLIVSRMQDHVVETSDGHLHTLVNLHRGRGLTLLSSDDDGRTWDVTARIPNTRGSSSDIRLVEGEDRLLVVTTTKAGKVLYGTYDYDLADGGWTRDIASEVTHAGIDNTTTNPTVAMDAEGTIAVAYNVEGDDGLGLVFAWSEDGGATWEKAETDFPGVAAGSFRVLSTPDGFAVLAATAEAMTFLTYDPGTDTWSGETVNETGAVGRYASHFSTTTIGDDIYAASVDASETLSVMRYEGATGAWSEPETPAPITGKTTNVQLSAGSDGSLHLVYDDHDHPGRLVVLESEDGGETWSEEAVLQVPRWLRLEPTLLQFDDLPLVRFEAPEQFDDELLVEVQVNIPGRDGWTSLYTFVLDTEADAVHLAAHDLPAHNLSAHNLSAHNLSADDLAAL; encoded by the coding sequence ATGCCGCTCTTTTCCCGGTTTCGCGACCACTCCGTTTTCGCCCACTCCGCTTTCGACCGGCCCGCGTTCGATTCCCCCGACCCCGCCCCCGCACGCTTCGCCGTCGCGCAGGGCGACGCCAGCCCCGTCCTGCACCAGGGCCTCCTGTGGAAGGCCTTCGTGCCCGATGCGCCCAAGCTCATCGTCTCGCGCATGCAGGACCACGTGGTCGAAACCTCCGACGGGCACTTGCACACGCTCGTCAATCTGCACCGCGGCCGCGGCCTGACGCTGCTGTCGAGCGACGACGACGGCAGGACCTGGGACGTCACGGCGCGCATCCCCAACACCCGCGGCTCCTCCTCCGACATTCGCCTCGTGGAGGGAGAGGACCGCCTGCTGGTGGTCACCACCACCAAGGCCGGCAAGGTCCTCTACGGCACCTACGACTACGACCTCGCCGACGGCGGCTGGACGCGCGACATCGCCTCCGAGGTGACGCACGCAGGCATCGACAACACGACGACCAACCCGACCGTCGCGATGGACGCGGAGGGCACCATCGCCGTCGCCTACAACGTCGAGGGGGACGACGGGCTCGGCCTGGTGTTCGCCTGGTCCGAGGACGGCGGCGCCACCTGGGAGAAGGCCGAGACCGATTTTCCCGGCGTGGCGGCCGGTTCCTTCCGCGTCCTGTCCACGCCGGACGGGTTCGCCGTCCTCGCCGCCACCGCCGAGGCGATGACCTTCCTCACCTACGATCCGGGCACCGACACCTGGTCCGGCGAGACGGTGAACGAGACCGGCGCGGTCGGCCGCTACGCCAGCCACTTCAGCACCACCACGATCGGCGACGACATCTACGCCGCGAGCGTCGACGCGAGCGAGACGCTCAGCGTCATGCGCTACGAGGGCGCGACCGGGGCGTGGAGCGAGCCGGAGACGCCCGCGCCGATCACCGGCAAGACGACGAACGTGCAGCTGAGCGCCGGGTCCGACGGCAGCCTCCACCTCGTCTACGACGACCACGACCATCCGGGGCGGCTCGTGGTGCTGGAGAGCGAGGACGGCGGCGAGACCTGGAGCGAGGAGGCGGTGCTGCAGGTGCCGCGCTGGCTGCGCCTGGAGCCGACGCTGCTGCAGTTCGACGACCTGCCGCTGGTCCGCTTCGAGGCGCCGGAACAGTTCGACGACGAGCTGCTCGTCGAGGTGCAGGTGAACATCCCCGGCCGCGACGGCTGGACGAGCCTCTACACCTTCGTGCTCGACACCGAGGCCGACGCCGTGCACCTCGCCGCCCATGATCTTCCTGCCCACAACCTCTCTGCCCACAACCTCTCTGCCCACAACCTCTCTGCCGACGACCTCGCCGCGCTCTGA
- a CDS encoding WGR domain-containing protein has product MQLDLFPTNVRLRCIDPMRNKRRFYTLSVQPTLFGEWALVREWGRLGSAGRVRTDRYATAGQAIDALGSLTRAKQRRGYCD; this is encoded by the coding sequence ATGCAGCTCGATCTCTTCCCGACCAATGTGAGGCTGCGTTGCATCGACCCGATGCGCAACAAGCGGCGGTTCTACACGCTGTCGGTCCAGCCGACGCTGTTCGGGGAATGGGCGCTGGTGCGCGAGTGGGGGCGGCTGGGCTCGGCCGGCCGCGTGCGCACCGACCGCTACGCGACCGCCGGCCAGGCGATCGACGCGCTGGGCAGCCTCACCCGCGCCAAGCAACGCCGCGGCTATTGCGACTGA
- a CDS encoding cyclase family protein, protein MRIVDISNALETGIPSDPPMMLPGIEYVAHEDSVGQMAAAFPGLTADDLPGGEGWAVERLTVSTHNGTHLDAPYHHHSTMNGGERAITIDEVPLEWCFAPAVKLDLRHYADGHVLTAAEMEAEFAALGHTLAPLEIVLVNTAAGARYGEADYLAAGCGIGREATLWLLDQGVRVTGTDAWSWDAPFVHTARRWEVTRDPSIIWEGHRASMTTGYCHMEKLANLETLPASGFKVACFPFKIKGASAGFTRAVAIFED, encoded by the coding sequence ATGCGGATCGTCGATATCTCCAACGCGCTCGAAACCGGGATCCCCTCCGATCCCCCCATGATGCTGCCCGGGATCGAGTACGTCGCCCACGAGGACAGCGTGGGGCAGATGGCGGCCGCCTTCCCCGGCCTGACCGCGGACGACCTCCCCGGCGGTGAGGGCTGGGCCGTCGAGCGGCTCACCGTCTCGACCCACAACGGCACCCACCTCGATGCGCCCTACCATCACCACTCGACGATGAACGGCGGCGAGCGCGCCATCACCATCGACGAGGTCCCCCTCGAGTGGTGCTTCGCGCCGGCGGTCAAGCTGGACCTGCGCCACTATGCCGACGGCCACGTCCTCACCGCCGCCGAGATGGAGGCCGAGTTCGCCGCCCTCGGCCACACCCTGGCGCCGCTGGAGATCGTCCTCGTCAACACCGCCGCCGGCGCCCGCTACGGCGAGGCCGACTACCTCGCCGCCGGCTGCGGCATCGGCCGGGAGGCGACCTTGTGGCTCCTCGACCAGGGCGTGCGCGTCACCGGCACCGACGCCTGGTCCTGGGACGCGCCCTTCGTCCACACGGCGCGCCGCTGGGAGGTCACGCGCGACCCTTCGATCATCTGGGAGGGGCACCGCGCCTCGATGACGACCGGCTACTGCCACATGGAGAAGCTGGCCAACCTGGAGACGCTCCCCGCCTCGGGCTTCAAGGTCGCCTGCTTCCCCTTCAAGATCAAAGGCGCCTCGGCCGGCTTCACCCGCGCCGTCGCCATCTTCGAGGATTGA